Proteins found in one Halogeometricum rufum genomic segment:
- a CDS encoding sensor histidine kinase: MNPIVPLLFVSVAVGAAAGILAWRQRPEPGATPLVALLVGQSWWSVCILFGLREGTVAARLFWTNWAWVGVVAIPVAWLLFALEYTGRDEYVQPRYVAALSFVPALTVLLMVTDRYHDLLYLRPYGVRVDGIVQVAHGGPWYAVVAGYTYLLGGAGMVLVLGLLTSDAATFRSQGAALLVGLLAPWLTNALYLADVLPTSGIDPTPIAFSVSGVAYLSAISRYRLFGTNPAPRVRARQLIFDRMQEGALVVDTNDYVVEVNDSCLDILDVRADDVLGVPAADVVPEYDRLPAEGTLAGHLTVAAASGSRSYDVTATRINNVRGSVIGRVITFHDVSRHLRQQQRLEVLNRILRHNIRTETNIIHGYVDRFADDEDARTVKRRALRIEEMGQKGREAIELFDEGRAGSDPKPVGRLLEQCVESVRREYPAVSVEYDCADPDARVAGLLSTVFENVVENAAEHNDGDDPHVRITARQESDRVRVSVADDGPGIAPYELTVLEDGTESALKHGSGLGLWMVKWGAEIAGGTVDFTENEPRGSVVTVSVPVLSADD; encoded by the coding sequence GTGAATCCGATCGTCCCGCTCCTGTTCGTCTCCGTCGCCGTCGGCGCGGCGGCGGGGATTCTGGCGTGGCGACAGCGACCGGAACCGGGTGCGACCCCGCTGGTCGCCCTTCTCGTCGGGCAGAGCTGGTGGTCCGTCTGCATCCTCTTCGGCCTCCGCGAGGGGACGGTCGCGGCGAGGCTCTTCTGGACGAACTGGGCGTGGGTTGGCGTCGTCGCCATCCCCGTCGCGTGGCTCCTGTTCGCCCTCGAGTACACGGGGCGCGACGAGTACGTCCAGCCGCGCTACGTGGCCGCGCTCTCGTTCGTCCCGGCTCTCACCGTCCTCCTGATGGTGACCGACCGGTACCACGACCTGCTGTATCTCAGACCGTACGGCGTCCGGGTCGACGGCATCGTGCAGGTGGCTCACGGCGGCCCCTGGTACGCGGTCGTCGCCGGCTACACCTACCTCCTCGGCGGGGCGGGGATGGTGCTCGTTCTCGGACTGCTCACCAGCGACGCCGCGACGTTCCGGAGTCAGGGGGCGGCGCTCCTCGTCGGGTTGTTGGCGCCGTGGCTCACGAACGCGCTCTACCTCGCGGACGTCCTCCCCACGTCCGGCATCGACCCGACGCCCATCGCCTTCTCCGTCTCCGGCGTCGCGTACCTCAGCGCCATCAGCCGCTACCGGCTGTTCGGGACGAACCCGGCGCCGCGAGTCCGCGCGCGCCAGCTGATATTCGACCGGATGCAGGAGGGTGCGCTCGTGGTCGACACGAACGACTACGTGGTCGAAGTGAACGACAGCTGTCTCGACATTCTGGACGTCCGCGCCGACGACGTGCTCGGAGTGCCCGCCGCGGACGTCGTCCCCGAGTACGACCGCCTCCCCGCGGAGGGGACGCTCGCCGGTCACCTCACCGTCGCCGCCGCGTCGGGCAGCCGGTCGTACGACGTGACGGCGACGCGAATCAACAACGTCCGCGGGAGCGTCATCGGACGGGTGATAACGTTCCACGACGTCAGCAGGCACCTCCGCCAACAGCAGCGTCTGGAGGTGCTCAACCGCATCCTGCGGCACAACATCCGCACCGAGACGAACATCATCCACGGCTACGTGGACCGCTTCGCCGACGACGAGGACGCTCGAACCGTCAAGCGCCGCGCCCTCCGCATCGAGGAGATGGGGCAGAAGGGACGCGAAGCCATCGAACTGTTCGACGAGGGCAGAGCGGGGTCCGACCCGAAGCCGGTCGGTCGCCTCCTCGAACAGTGCGTCGAGTCGGTCAGACGGGAGTATCCCGCCGTCTCTGTGGAGTACGACTGCGCCGACCCGGACGCGCGCGTCGCCGGTCTGCTCTCGACGGTCTTCGAGAACGTCGTCGAGAACGCCGCCGAACACAACGACGGCGACGACCCGCACGTCCGGATAACGGCCCGTCAGGAGAGTGACCGCGTCCGCGTCAGCGTCGCTGACGACGGCCCCGGCATCGCCCCTTACGAACTGACGGTGCTGGAGGACGGGACGGAGAGCGCGCTGAAACACGGGAGCGGACTCGGGCTCTGGATGGTGAAGTGGGGCGCGGAGATTGCCGGGGGGACCGTCGACTTCACCGAGAACGAACCGAGGGGGTCCGTCGTCACCGTGTCGGTGCCCGTGCTCTCCGCCGACGACTGA
- a CDS encoding Gfo/Idh/MocA family protein produces MSDTAVPDADETTDADVSPLRVGVVGGGFIGRTVGTEFVEHEDADVVALADIDPDVLDETGAKLGVDADARYDDYETMLDAESLDAVLIGTPHTLHYDQILAAFERDLHVLCDKPLTTDLDDARDLVDRDADRDEVLMVGYQRHLYPAFVEARELWAEEDREPRWITAEVCQDWVDRFEDAWRQDADLSGGGYLYDTGSHLLDCVLWSTGLTPEAVSATMQFVDDAERIDGRANVTVRFTNGATASFSLSGETPCMREHVRMWDEEGAVTLDSKDWEPSEYAEIDEDSGEHRPRLSRGDQPTKAEAFVEAVRTGEDPVATALDGLRVTAVTEAAYESARSDGSFVAIDPEDVTLD; encoded by the coding sequence ATGAGTGACACCGCAGTCCCCGACGCGGACGAGACGACCGACGCCGACGTCTCCCCGCTTCGGGTTGGCGTCGTCGGCGGCGGCTTCATCGGTCGGACCGTCGGCACCGAGTTCGTCGAACACGAGGACGCCGACGTGGTCGCCCTCGCCGACATCGACCCGGACGTGCTGGACGAGACGGGGGCGAAACTAGGGGTCGACGCCGACGCCCGATACGACGACTACGAGACGATGCTCGACGCCGAATCGCTCGACGCAGTTCTCATCGGGACGCCGCACACGCTCCACTACGACCAGATTCTCGCGGCGTTCGAACGGGACCTGCACGTCCTCTGCGACAAACCGCTCACGACCGACCTGGACGACGCCCGCGACCTGGTGGACCGCGACGCCGACCGCGACGAGGTGCTGATGGTCGGCTACCAGCGCCACCTCTACCCGGCGTTCGTCGAGGCCCGAGAGCTGTGGGCGGAGGAGGACCGCGAACCGCGCTGGATAACCGCCGAGGTGTGTCAGGACTGGGTGGACCGCTTCGAGGACGCGTGGCGGCAGGACGCCGACCTCTCGGGCGGCGGCTACCTGTACGACACCGGGAGCCACCTGCTCGACTGCGTGCTGTGGAGCACCGGACTCACGCCCGAGGCCGTCTCGGCGACCATGCAGTTCGTCGACGACGCCGAGCGAATCGACGGCCGCGCGAACGTCACCGTCCGCTTCACGAACGGCGCGACGGCGTCGTTCTCGCTCTCGGGCGAGACGCCGTGCATGCGCGAACACGTGCGGATGTGGGACGAGGAGGGCGCGGTCACGCTCGACAGCAAGGACTGGGAGCCGAGCGAGTACGCCGAGATAGACGAGGACAGCGGCGAACACCGGCCGCGTCTGTCCCGGGGCGACCAGCCGACGAAGGCCGAGGCGTTCGTCGAGGCGGTGCGGACGGGCGAAGACCCCGTTGCGACTGCGCTCGACGGCCTCCGCGTCACCGCGGTCACGGAGGCGGCGTACGAGTCCGCCCGGAGCGACGGGTCGTTCGTCGCCATCGACCCCGAGGACGTGACGCTGGACTGA
- a CDS encoding DUF3604 domain-containing protein — MNRSSLGPLVKAKETVSVFVRNAPSPRELLANRTSRFGRLHAVVPSTATPGESLTLTVQAWDQCERLHRDFAGSAAMASTDPEATHPESVSFASGDDGVVRVDDVRFETPGTQYLTLTDARTGERFVSNPVRVAADHDHRVYWGDIHLHSNCSDGVGDAERGYRFGRDVMALDVVAYTDHDTMGFFIPPEWQRRRMHERYFDQLCEVAEEFDEAGEFVTLPAYEWTKQPNVGGHVNVYFEDAADATLFDSLAPETRTYERLWSRLREWDADHDSGVVTVPHHPAESMYPFDFASVDYDDELAPVVEVYSQWGSSERPGDDGNRFPLAMGQGEIETEGHYVRDAHRMGHRVGMLGGADYHGPHPGHSLIHTRPHLPSLSEWRRRGLGWGNIWRVWNEKSYPGGLSAFLAPELERSAVFSALKNRSVYATTQPHRILVDFRVNGVDVAEQTDAVGVESAETPREVTVDVAGTAPVASVTVVKNNAVWRQFEGTDDADAGLDAYTVSTEWTDETPLSRMSWDDRRGTGGDVYAVRVRQAAADGDHPGTAWVGPIWAETA; from the coding sequence ATGAACAGGTCGTCTCTGGGACCCCTCGTCAAGGCGAAGGAGACGGTGTCCGTGTTCGTCCGCAACGCGCCGTCCCCGCGGGAGTTGCTGGCGAACCGGACCTCCCGATTCGGTCGCCTGCACGCCGTCGTCCCCTCGACGGCGACGCCCGGCGAGTCGCTGACGCTCACCGTGCAGGCGTGGGACCAGTGCGAACGCCTCCACCGCGACTTCGCGGGGAGTGCGGCGATGGCGTCGACCGACCCGGAGGCGACACACCCGGAGTCGGTGTCGTTCGCGTCCGGGGACGACGGCGTCGTCCGGGTTGACGACGTGCGGTTCGAGACGCCGGGGACCCAGTACCTCACGCTGACCGACGCGCGGACGGGCGAGCGGTTCGTCTCCAATCCGGTCCGGGTCGCCGCCGACCACGACCACCGCGTCTACTGGGGGGACATCCACCTCCACTCGAACTGTTCGGACGGCGTCGGCGACGCCGAACGGGGCTATCGATTCGGCCGGGACGTGATGGCGCTCGACGTCGTCGCCTACACCGACCACGACACGATGGGCTTCTTCATCCCGCCGGAGTGGCAGCGTCGGCGGATGCACGAACGCTACTTCGACCAGTTGTGCGAAGTCGCCGAGGAGTTCGACGAGGCGGGGGAGTTCGTCACGCTCCCGGCGTACGAGTGGACGAAGCAACCGAACGTCGGCGGCCACGTCAACGTCTACTTCGAAGACGCCGCGGACGCGACGCTGTTCGACTCGCTCGCTCCCGAGACCCGCACGTACGAGCGACTCTGGTCGCGCCTGCGGGAGTGGGACGCCGACCACGACTCGGGAGTGGTGACGGTGCCGCACCACCCCGCGGAGTCGATGTACCCGTTCGACTTCGCCAGCGTGGACTACGACGACGAGCTGGCCCCCGTCGTCGAGGTGTACTCCCAGTGGGGGTCGAGCGAACGCCCCGGCGACGACGGCAACCGGTTCCCGTTGGCGATGGGGCAGGGAGAGATAGAGACCGAGGGCCACTACGTGCGCGACGCCCACCGCATGGGCCACAGAGTCGGGATGCTCGGCGGCGCGGACTACCACGGCCCGCACCCGGGCCACTCGCTCATCCATACGCGCCCGCACCTGCCGTCGCTGTCGGAGTGGCGGCGGCGCGGACTCGGCTGGGGAAACATCTGGCGGGTGTGGAACGAGAAGAGCTATCCGGGCGGCCTCAGCGCCTTCCTCGCGCCCGAACTGGAGCGGAGCGCCGTGTTCTCGGCCCTGAAGAACCGGTCGGTGTACGCGACGACCCAACCGCACCGCATCCTCGTCGACTTCCGCGTGAACGGCGTCGACGTGGCCGAACAGACCGACGCCGTCGGCGTCGAGTCCGCGGAGACACCCCGCGAGGTGACCGTCGACGTCGCCGGCACCGCGCCCGTCGCGTCGGTCACCGTCGTGAAGAACAACGCCGTCTGGCGGCAGTTCGAGGGGACCGACGACGCCGACGCCGGACTCGACGCGTACACCGTTTCGACGGAGTGGACCGACGAGACGCCGCTCTCGAGGATGAGCTGGGACGACCGCCGCGGAACCGGCGGCGACGTGTACGCCGTTCGCGTCCGGCAGGCCGCGGCGGACGGCGACCACCCGGGGACGGCGTGGGTCGGGCCCATCTGGGCCGAGACGGCGTGA
- a CDS encoding amidohydrolase family protein, which produces MYVIRNATLHTATDRGTVEGDLLLDDGTIAAVGEVDAPAEATEIDVDGAPVTPGLVDAHSHAGMAEWGEPEDGDVNEGTDPVTPHVNALDGFHPRDEELKYAFQNGVTTVSARMGSGNVVGGVICTMKTYGDVADHMLVREDGMKAAMGENPKRFHGENKDRQPSTRPGVAATLRQALMDAEDYAAKREKADDEDEPFDRDLGLENLARVVEGDLPLRVHAHRADDIMTVFRIAEEFGIDDLSIEHATEGHLVAEEFAERDVPAVCGPSLYSGAKYELRNITFETPGILHEAGVQVAIQTDAPVLPQRHLDVCVGLAVREGLPEEAALDVVTRNPAEILGVEDRVGTLEAETDADVVVWDGPFYQFDTTAQHVFVDGEHVFDRAEDAVDPREEWQW; this is translated from the coding sequence ATGTACGTCATACGGAACGCGACGCTGCACACGGCGACGGACCGCGGCACCGTCGAGGGCGACTTGCTCCTCGACGACGGGACGATAGCCGCCGTCGGCGAGGTGGACGCGCCCGCCGAGGCGACGGAGATAGACGTCGACGGCGCGCCGGTCACGCCCGGACTCGTGGACGCCCACAGTCACGCGGGGATGGCCGAGTGGGGCGAACCCGAGGACGGCGACGTGAACGAGGGCACCGACCCGGTGACGCCCCACGTCAACGCCCTCGACGGCTTCCACCCCCGCGACGAGGAACTGAAGTACGCCTTCCAGAACGGCGTCACCACCGTCTCCGCGCGGATGGGGTCGGGCAACGTCGTCGGCGGCGTCATCTGCACGATGAAGACGTACGGCGACGTGGCCGACCACATGCTCGTCCGCGAGGACGGCATGAAAGCCGCGATGGGCGAGAACCCGAAGCGTTTCCACGGCGAGAACAAGGACCGCCAGCCCTCCACCCGTCCGGGCGTCGCCGCGACCCTCCGGCAGGCCCTGATGGACGCCGAGGACTACGCGGCCAAGCGCGAGAAGGCGGACGACGAGGACGAACCGTTCGACCGGGACCTCGGACTGGAGAACCTCGCGCGCGTCGTCGAGGGGGACCTGCCCCTCCGCGTCCACGCCCACCGCGCCGACGACATCATGACCGTCTTCCGCATCGCCGAGGAGTTCGGCATCGACGACCTCTCCATCGAACACGCGACGGAGGGCCACCTCGTCGCCGAGGAGTTCGCCGAACGCGACGTGCCGGCGGTGTGCGGGCCGTCGCTCTACTCGGGCGCGAAGTACGAACTGCGCAACATCACGTTCGAGACGCCCGGCATCCTCCACGAGGCGGGCGTGCAGGTGGCCATCCAGACGGACGCGCCCGTCCTGCCGCAACGACACCTCGACGTCTGCGTCGGCCTCGCCGTCCGCGAGGGCCTCCCCGAGGAGGCCGCACTCGACGTGGTGACGCGCAACCCCGCCGAGATTCTGGGCGTCGAAGACCGGGTGGGGACGCTCGAAGCGGAGACCGACGCCGACGTGGTCGTCTGGGACGGGCCGTTCTACCAGTTCGACACCACCGCCCAGCACGTGTTCGTGGACGGCGAACACGTGTTCGACCGCGCGGAGGACGCCGTCGACCCGCGCGAGGAGTGGCAGTGGTGA
- a CDS encoding heavy metal translocating P-type ATPase has product MTHRRSRIDIQGMSCANCSQTVSETVEALDGVSEANVNFATDEGTVEYDPDRVTLSAVYDAIESAGYSPVAETTTIGITDMSCSNCSETVQDALEGTPGVVSADVNFATDEAQVTYNPAEASLSDLYDAIEGSGYSPVRDDDGSEESAEDRRDAARKEEIRKQLRLTLFGAALSVPMLFFLVDKLLLEGNLPEQVFGVRFGWVEFALATPVQVILGWPFYRNAYKAVVKNRTANMDVLIALGSSTAYLYSVVVLLGLLASEGLYFDTAALILVFITLGNYLEARSKGQASEALRTLLEMEADTATLVDDDGTEREVPIEDVEVGDRMEVRPGEQIPTDGVVVDGQSAVDESMVTGESVPVEKSEGDEVVGATINENGVLVVEATKVGEDTALQQIVQTVKEAQSRQPEIQNLADRISAYFVPAVIVNALLWATVWYLFPETLAGFVRTLPLWGLVGGGPAALSAFEFAVVVFASAVLIACPCALGLATPAATMVGTTIGAQNGVLFKGGDVLERAKDVDTVVFDKTGTLTKGEMSLTDVVAFDGGRAVTDGGDRSDDAATDGGAVTARERTDETEVLRLAAAAESGSEHPLARAIVEGARERGIDVPDATDFENVPGHGVRATVEGTEVLVGNRKLLRDEGIDPDPAAETMERLENEGKTAMLVARVSDGEGELLGVVADADTVKESAADAVAELRERGTDVMMITGDNARTARAVAEQVGIDPENVRAEVLPEDKSDAVEDIQSDGRRAMMVGDGVNDAPALVVAYVGCAIGSGTDVAIEAADVTLMRDDPLDVVKAIRVSEGTLAKIQQNLFWALGYNTAMIPLASLGLLQPVLAAGAMAFSSVSVLTNSLLFRRYTPDHDYELLGFLRR; this is encoded by the coding sequence ATGACCCACCGACGAAGCAGAATCGACATTCAGGGGATGAGCTGTGCGAACTGCTCGCAGACCGTCTCCGAGACCGTCGAGGCCCTCGACGGGGTGTCGGAGGCCAACGTGAACTTCGCCACCGACGAGGGGACGGTCGAGTACGACCCCGACCGGGTGACGCTCTCGGCCGTCTACGACGCCATCGAGAGCGCCGGCTACTCGCCGGTGGCGGAGACGACGACCATCGGTATCACGGACATGTCGTGCTCGAACTGCTCGGAGACGGTGCAGGACGCACTCGAAGGAACGCCGGGCGTCGTCTCGGCGGACGTGAACTTCGCTACCGACGAAGCGCAGGTGACGTACAACCCGGCGGAGGCGTCGCTGTCGGACCTCTACGACGCCATCGAGGGGTCGGGGTACTCGCCCGTCCGCGATGACGACGGAAGCGAGGAGTCCGCCGAGGACCGCCGCGACGCCGCTCGCAAGGAGGAGATTCGCAAGCAACTCCGACTGACGCTGTTCGGGGCGGCGCTGTCGGTGCCGATGCTGTTCTTCCTCGTGGACAAACTCCTCCTCGAGGGGAACCTGCCCGAGCAGGTGTTCGGCGTCCGGTTCGGGTGGGTGGAGTTCGCCCTCGCGACGCCCGTGCAGGTGATACTCGGCTGGCCGTTCTACCGGAACGCGTACAAAGCGGTCGTGAAGAACCGGACGGCGAACATGGACGTGCTCATCGCGCTGGGGTCCTCGACGGCGTACCTCTACTCCGTCGTGGTCCTCCTCGGCCTCCTCGCCAGCGAGGGGCTCTACTTCGACACGGCCGCCCTCATACTGGTGTTCATCACGCTGGGTAACTACCTCGAAGCCCGGTCGAAGGGACAGGCCAGCGAGGCGCTTCGGACCCTCCTGGAGATGGAGGCGGACACGGCCACCCTCGTCGACGACGACGGCACCGAACGCGAGGTGCCCATCGAGGACGTCGAGGTGGGCGACCGGATGGAAGTTCGCCCCGGCGAGCAGATACCGACCGACGGCGTCGTCGTCGACGGACAGAGCGCCGTCGACGAGTCGATGGTCACCGGCGAGTCCGTCCCCGTCGAGAAGTCGGAGGGCGACGAAGTCGTCGGCGCGACCATCAACGAGAACGGCGTCCTCGTCGTGGAGGCGACGAAGGTCGGCGAGGACACCGCCCTCCAGCAGATCGTGCAGACGGTCAAGGAGGCGCAGTCGCGCCAGCCCGAGATTCAGAACCTCGCGGACCGCATCTCGGCGTACTTCGTCCCCGCGGTCATCGTGAACGCCCTGCTGTGGGCGACGGTCTGGTACCTGTTCCCCGAGACGCTCGCCGGGTTCGTCCGCACGCTCCCCCTCTGGGGACTCGTCGGCGGCGGCCCGGCGGCCCTCTCGGCGTTCGAGTTCGCCGTCGTCGTCTTCGCGTCGGCGGTCCTCATCGCCTGCCCCTGTGCGCTCGGGTTGGCGACGCCCGCGGCGACGATGGTCGGGACGACCATCGGCGCGCAGAACGGCGTGCTGTTCAAGGGCGGCGACGTGCTCGAACGCGCGAAGGACGTCGACACCGTCGTCTTCGACAAGACGGGCACGCTGACGAAGGGCGAGATGAGCCTCACCGACGTCGTCGCGTTCGACGGCGGCCGTGCGGTCACCGACGGCGGCGACCGTTCGGACGACGCCGCCACCGACGGCGGGGCGGTCACCGCCCGCGAACGGACCGACGAAACCGAGGTGCTCCGACTGGCGGCCGCCGCCGAGTCGGGGAGCGAACACCCCCTCGCTCGCGCCATCGTCGAGGGCGCGCGCGAACGCGGCATCGACGTGCCCGACGCCACCGACTTCGAGAACGTGCCCGGACACGGCGTCCGCGCCACCGTCGAGGGCACCGAGGTGCTGGTCGGCAACCGCAAACTGCTCCGCGACGAGGGCATCGACCCCGACCCGGCCGCAGAGACGATGGAACGACTGGAGAACGAGGGGAAGACGGCGATGCTTGTGGCCCGCGTGAGCGACGGCGAGGGCGAACTCCTCGGCGTCGTCGCCGACGCGGACACGGTCAAAGAGAGCGCGGCGGACGCCGTCGCGGAACTCCGCGAACGCGGCACCGACGTGATGATGATAACCGGCGACAACGCCCGGACCGCCCGCGCCGTCGCCGAACAGGTCGGCATCGACCCCGAGAACGTGCGCGCGGAGGTCCTCCCCGAGGACAAGTCCGACGCCGTCGAGGACATCCAGTCCGACGGCCGGCGCGCGATGATGGTCGGCGACGGCGTCAACGACGCGCCCGCCCTCGTCGTCGCGTACGTCGGGTGCGCCATCGGGAGCGGAACCGACGTCGCCATCGAGGCGGCCGACGTGACGCTGATGCGCGACGACCCTCTCGACGTGGTGAAGGCTATCCGCGTCTCCGAGGGGACGCTGGCGAAGATACAGCAGAACCTGTTCTGGGCACTCGGCTACAACACGGCGATGATTCCGCTGGCGTCGCTGGGACTGCTCCAACCCGTCCTCGCGGCCGGTGCGATGGCGTTCTCGTCGGTGTCGGTGCTGACGAACAGCCTGCTGTTCCGGCGGTACACGCCCGACCACGACTACGAACTGCTCGGGTTCCTCCGGCGGTAA
- a CDS encoding DUF2249 domain-containing protein, with protein sequence MAATTLDLRDVPPPERHPKIHDAFASLDSGESLELVNDHDPKPLFYEMQAEVESFDADGYEVERRGPTEFVATLPKR encoded by the coding sequence ATGGCAGCCACCACACTCGACTTGCGCGACGTCCCGCCGCCGGAACGGCACCCGAAGATTCACGACGCGTTCGCGTCGCTCGACTCCGGCGAGTCGCTAGAGCTGGTCAACGACCACGACCCGAAACCGCTGTTCTACGAGATGCAGGCAGAAGTGGAGTCGTTCGACGCCGACGGCTACGAGGTGGAGCGTCGCGGTCCGACCGAGTTCGTCGCCACCCTCCCGAAGCGATAG
- a CDS encoding heme-copper oxidase family protein: MSVIPADVETDKQPPMTVPLRHFVVGLGFLLAAAVVSVLDPLGAVPGQASLAHRHLLLAGWVCVTIAGAMTQFVPVWSGTTLHSERLARLQLWLLTAGLVGFVVGLLFGLYDVLPVFGGLLLAGFWTLAYNVGRTLFGTRPWDVTERHFAVALGFFLVVTTFGLLLAVGYTRPVLDGLPFDRSGLRTAHATLAVFGVVLTTVFGALYQLGTMFTQSELHGVDAPLKRVEAVGYPLGVVVLAGGRLFGTPAVARVGGLLVVAGLFAFGVVLARRLVESTVEWNPMLRRYAVAAVAMLSWAVLTTPAWLADPTAPSALFGAPSAASLLLFGVVGFVVLGTLYHVVPFIVWVDRYSDLLGLADVPMIDDLYDGRLARVDFVAILSGTALLVATEALSLGSAPTLLGGSLWLVGVVTFVVNVASVIRRHSPEALLPSRLSEALGLRDGDDEAATDAAE, from the coding sequence ATGAGCGTGATTCCGGCGGACGTCGAGACGGACAAACAGCCGCCGATGACCGTCCCCCTCCGGCACTTCGTCGTGGGGCTCGGGTTCCTCCTCGCCGCTGCCGTCGTGAGCGTCCTCGACCCCCTCGGTGCCGTTCCGGGACAAGCGTCGCTGGCGCACCGACACCTCCTCCTGGCCGGGTGGGTGTGCGTCACCATCGCGGGCGCGATGACGCAGTTCGTCCCCGTCTGGTCGGGGACGACGCTGCACTCCGAGCGACTGGCGCGACTCCAACTCTGGCTCCTGACGGCGGGGCTGGTCGGTTTCGTCGTCGGCCTCCTCTTCGGCCTGTACGACGTGCTGCCGGTCTTCGGCGGACTGCTGCTCGCGGGGTTCTGGACGCTCGCGTACAACGTCGGCCGAACCCTCTTCGGTACCCGGCCGTGGGACGTGACGGAGCGACACTTCGCCGTCGCGCTCGGTTTCTTCCTCGTCGTCACGACGTTCGGCCTGCTCCTCGCGGTGGGCTACACGCGACCGGTACTGGACGGCCTGCCGTTCGACCGGAGCGGGCTCCGGACCGCCCACGCGACGCTGGCGGTGTTCGGCGTCGTCCTGACGACGGTGTTCGGGGCGCTGTACCAACTCGGGACCATGTTCACGCAGTCGGAGCTCCACGGGGTCGACGCGCCGCTCAAACGGGTCGAAGCGGTGGGCTACCCGCTCGGCGTCGTCGTCCTCGCCGGGGGCCGTCTGTTCGGGACTCCGGCCGTCGCCCGCGTCGGCGGACTGCTCGTCGTCGCGGGCCTGTTCGCGTTCGGCGTCGTCCTCGCGCGCCGCCTCGTCGAATCGACCGTCGAGTGGAACCCCATGCTGCGTCGGTACGCCGTCGCCGCAGTCGCGATGCTCTCGTGGGCGGTTCTGACGACGCCCGCGTGGCTGGCCGACCCCACCGCGCCGTCCGCGCTGTTCGGCGCGCCGTCGGCCGCCTCGCTCCTCCTGTTCGGCGTCGTCGGCTTCGTCGTCCTCGGGACGCTCTACCACGTCGTCCCGTTCATCGTCTGGGTCGACCGCTACAGCGACCTGCTGGGGCTCGCCGACGTGCCGATGATAGACGACCTCTACGACGGGCGACTCGCCCGCGTCGACTTCGTCGCGATTCTCTCGGGTACCGCGCTCCTCGTCGCCACGGAGGCGCTCTCGCTGGGGTCGGCACCGACTCTCCTCGGCGGGTCGCTCTGGCTCGTCGGCGTCGTCACTTTCGTCGTCAACGTGGCGTCGGTGATTCGCCGGCACAGTCCCGAGGCGCTCCTCCCCAGTCGCCTCTCGGAGGCTCTCGGACTTCGCGACGGCGACGACGAGGCGGCGACGGACGCCGCGGAGTGA